In Streptomyces ambofaciens ATCC 23877, a single genomic region encodes these proteins:
- the mce gene encoding methylmalonyl-CoA epimerase: MLTRIDHIGIACRDLDTTVEFYRATYGFEVFHTEVNEEQGVREAMLKINGTSDGGASYLQLLEPTREDSAVGKWLAKNGEGVHHIAFGTADVDADAADIREKGVRVLYDEPRRGSMGSRITFLHPKDCHGVLTELVTSAAVETPEH, encoded by the coding sequence ATGCTGACGCGAATCGACCACATCGGAATCGCCTGCCGCGACCTCGACACGACCGTCGAGTTCTACCGTGCCACCTATGGCTTCGAGGTGTTCCACACCGAGGTCAACGAGGAGCAGGGCGTCCGTGAGGCCATGCTCAAGATCAACGGTACGTCGGACGGCGGCGCCTCGTACCTCCAGCTCCTGGAGCCGACCCGCGAGGACTCCGCGGTCGGCAAGTGGCTCGCCAAGAACGGCGAGGGCGTCCACCACATCGCGTTCGGTACGGCGGACGTGGACGCGGACGCCGCGGACATCCGGGAGAAGGGCGTACGCGTTCTGTACGACGAGCCCCGGCGCGGTTCCATGGGGTCGCGGATCACCTTCCTGCACCCCAAGGACTGCCATGGCGTACTGACAGAACTGGTCACATCGGCGGCCGTTGAGACACCTGAGCACTGA